The proteins below are encoded in one region of Brachyspira intermedia PWS/A:
- a CDS encoding metal ABC transporter ATP-binding protein: MSKIIEFKNVHFGYTSEDILKCISFDVNKGDFVSIIGSNGAGKSTILKLILGEISQFRGSIKLYEEDINKFKDWKRIGYLEQNAYSKIMNFPATVYEIVMSNNFADIGLFKFPNKTHRMKVINALELLGMEKYKNRMISKLSGGQIQRVFLARTLISEPDLLVLDEPTNGVDRETIDLIYKILQDLNKEKKVTIIMVTHDVEKMSNISNRVFCFEEGSLVELEKKQIYDELSHKHKHPNSDSVCSC; the protein is encoded by the coding sequence ATGAGTAAGATTATAGAGTTTAAAAATGTACATTTTGGTTATACTTCAGAAGATATACTTAAATGTATAAGTTTTGATGTGAATAAAGGAGATTTCGTATCTATAATAGGTTCTAATGGTGCAGGAAAGAGTACTATATTGAAACTTATTTTAGGAGAGATTAGCCAATTTAGAGGAAGTATAAAACTATATGAAGAGGATATAAATAAATTCAAAGATTGGAAAAGAATAGGGTATTTGGAGCAGAATGCTTATTCCAAAATTATGAATTTTCCTGCTACTGTATATGAAATAGTTATGTCTAATAACTTTGCCGATATAGGTTTATTTAAATTTCCGAATAAGACTCATCGTATGAAAGTTATAAATGCATTAGAGCTTTTGGGTATGGAAAAGTATAAAAACAGAATGATATCCAAACTTTCAGGCGGACAGATTCAAAGAGTTTTTTTAGCAAGGACATTGATATCTGAACCTGATTTGCTTGTACTTGATGAGCCTACAAATGGTGTGGACAGAGAAACTATTGATTTAATATACAAAATATTACAGGATTTAAATAAAGAAAAGAAAGTAACTATAATAATGGTTACGCATGATGTAGAGAAGATGTCTAATATATCTAACAGGGTATTTTGTTTTGAAGAAGGTTCTTTAGTAGAGCTTGAAAAGAAACAAATATATGATGAGCTTTCACATAAGCATAAGCATCCTAACAGCGATAGTGTTTGTTCTTGTTGA
- a CDS encoding metal ABC transporter permease, giving the protein MEIFEYDFMRKAFLVGIMLAVIIPCIGVVVVLKRLSMIGDAISHTSLAGVTFGLVFNINPIVASIIFCILSALSIEFIRKKIAKYGEMSISIIMSLSIGVAGLLSGFVANNSNFNSFLFGSIVAISDFELKLVILISSISILIFIFLYKEIFYITFNERLAKLSGVPVNRINFIFTILTAVTVSISARAVGALIVSSMMVVPVACSMQVANSYKKTIIFAVIFNLFFTILGIFISYYQGLKPGATIVLISIITFIIIILLKSVLSSRHNAA; this is encoded by the coding sequence ATGGAAATATTTGAATATGATTTTATGCGTAAAGCTTTCCTAGTAGGTATTATGCTTGCCGTAATAATACCTTGCATAGGAGTGGTCGTTGTATTAAAAAGGCTTTCTATGATAGGAGATGCTATATCACATACTTCACTTGCTGGGGTTACATTCGGATTAGTTTTTAATATAAATCCAATAGTAGCTTCAATCATATTCTGCATACTCTCTGCATTATCAATAGAGTTTATAAGAAAGAAAATAGCTAAATACGGTGAGATGTCTATATCTATAATAATGTCTTTGTCTATAGGAGTGGCAGGGCTTCTTTCCGGATTTGTAGCTAACAATTCAAACTTTAACAGTTTCTTATTTGGAAGTATTGTTGCTATAAGTGATTTTGAATTGAAATTAGTAATATTAATAAGCTCTATATCAATACTAATTTTCATTTTCTTATACAAAGAAATTTTTTATATAACTTTCAATGAGAGATTGGCAAAACTTTCAGGAGTACCTGTAAATAGGATTAATTTTATTTTCACAATATTAACTGCTGTTACTGTATCAATATCAGCAAGGGCTGTAGGAGCTTTAATAGTGTCATCAATGATGGTAGTACCTGTTGCATGTTCTATGCAGGTTGCTAACAGTTATAAAAAAACTATCATTTTTGCTGTGATATTCAATCTATTTTTTACAATATTAGGAATATTTATTTCTTATTATCAAGGTCTTAAACCCGGAGCTACTATAGTTTTAATAAGTATTATTACTTTTATAATTATAATATTATTAAAATCCGTATTATCATCAAGGCATAATGCTGCATAA
- a CDS encoding DegT/DnrJ/EryC1/StrS family aminotransferase, which yields MIRHSRPTIRKKDLESALRVMISDNLATGDVIQEFERNFASYFGKGFTAIFVNSGTAALELILRHLKVGEGDEVIMSSFLNASPLQVVTSLKATPVLIDIDEDSFQISMDNVIEAINEKTKAIIVSHMFGNCALIDELADIKVPIIEDASHSLGGKYRDTLLGSFGDFAYFSLSATRMITSGGAGGMILTKKKGMDAIRDIIHYDKKENFIRRFNYCATDLQASIGIEELKHLERMVEVRGDIASFYDNAILESNLMKLSTHDSESPSYYRYVCMLNGSMNIYDAIKMFERHNVEAARPIFKPLHQYLNLPNENYPNTENAYLKSISLPIYPTLQKNEAELICKLIKQIR from the coding sequence TCCAGACCTACTATAAGAAAAAAAGATTTAGAATCCGCTTTAAGAGTAATGATTAGCGATAATCTTGCTACAGGCGATGTTATACAGGAATTTGAAAGAAACTTTGCAAGTTATTTTGGAAAAGGTTTTACAGCAATATTTGTCAATAGCGGAACTGCTGCATTAGAGCTTATATTAAGACATTTAAAAGTCGGTGAAGGGGATGAAGTTATAATGTCATCTTTTCTTAATGCCTCCCCTCTTCAAGTAGTTACAAGTTTAAAAGCTACTCCTGTTTTAATAGACATAGACGAAGATAGCTTTCAAATATCTATGGATAATGTCATAGAAGCAATAAATGAAAAAACTAAAGCAATTATAGTTTCTCATATGTTTGGAAATTGTGCATTAATAGATGAGCTTGCTGATATAAAAGTGCCTATTATAGAGGATGCATCTCATAGTTTGGGCGGAAAATATAGAGATACTTTGCTTGGAAGCTTCGGAGATTTTGCATACTTTTCTCTTTCTGCAACTAGAATGATTACTTCAGGTGGTGCAGGTGGAATGATACTTACAAAGAAAAAAGGAATGGATGCTATAAGAGATATTATTCATTATGATAAAAAAGAAAATTTTATTAGAAGATTCAATTATTGTGCAACAGATCTTCAGGCTTCAATAGGAATAGAAGAACTTAAACATCTTGAAAGAATGGTTGAAGTAAGAGGAGATATAGCTTCATTTTATGATAATGCAATACTTGAAAGTAATTTGATGAAATTATCCACTCATGACAGTGAAAGTCCTTCATATTATAGATATGTATGCATGCTAAATGGAAGCATGAATATATATGATGCTATAAAAATGTTTGAAAGACATAATGTAGAAGCGGCAAGACCTATATTCAAGCCTTTGCATCAGTATCTCAATTTACCTAATGAAAATTATCCTAATACTGAGAATGCATATTTGAAAAGTATATCATTGCCTATATATCCTACTTTGCAAAAAAATGAGGCTGAACTTATTTGTAAACTTATAAAGCAGATAAGATAA